The Erinaceus europaeus chromosome 16, mEriEur2.1, whole genome shotgun sequence genome includes a window with the following:
- the HCN4 gene encoding potassium/sodium hyperpolarization-activated cyclic nucleotide-gated channel 4, with translation MSHMLCIGYGRQAPVGLSDVWLTMLSMIVGATCYAMFIGHATALIQSLDSSRRQYQEKYKQVEQYMSFHKLPPDTRQRIHDYYEHRYQGKMFDEDSILGELSGPLREEIINFNCRKLVASMPLFANADPNFVTAMLTKLRFEVFQPGDFIIREGTIGKKMYFIQHGVVSVLTKGNKEMKLADGSYFGEICLLTRGRRTASVRADTYCRLYSLSVDHFNEVLEEHPMMRRAFETVALDRLDRIGKKNSLLLHKVQHDLNSGVFDRRESAMIQQIVQLDRQMARRAPPPPGPAPPLWTPLVRAPLQAAAVAPALAWALAPPPRAPAAARAPPRPPPASPRAPAAPARPRVPRAPPPPPRSPGRAPRVPAPPPLARRPISASQPALQAPRGDPPPRNCSSGSLPRGAPPGRNKLPSLL, from the exons ATGAGCCACATGCTGTGCATCGGTTACGGCCGCCAGGCGCCCGTGGGCTTGTCCGACGTCTGGCTCACCATGCTCAGCATGATCGTGGGCGCCACCTGCTACGCCATGTTCATCGGCCACGCCACCGCCCTCATCCAGTCCCTCGACTCGTCCCGGCGCCAGTACCAGGAGAAG TACAAGCAGGTGGAGCAGTACATGTCCTTCCACAAGCTGCCCCCCGACACGCGGCAGCGCATCCACGACTACTACGAGCACCGCTACCAGGGCAAGATGTTCGACGAGGACAGCATCCTGGGCGAGCTCAGCGGGCCGCTGCGGGAG GAGATCATCAACTTCAACTGCCGCAAGTTGGTGGCGTCCATGCCGCTGTTCGCCAACGCGGATCCCAACTTCGTGACGGCCATGCTGACCAAGCTCAGGTTCGAGGTCTTCCAGCCGGGAGACTTCATCATCCGCGAGGGCACGATCGGCAAGAAGATGTATTTCATCCAGCACGGGGTGGTCAGCGTGCTGACCAAGGGCAACAAGGAGATGAAGCTGGCGGACGGCTCCTACTTCGGGG AGATCTGTCTGCTGACCCGCGGCCGGCGCACGGCCAGTGTCCGCGCGGACACCTACTGTCGCCTGTACTCGCTGAGCGTCGACCACTTCAACGAGGTGCTGGAGGAGCACCCCATGATGCGGCGCGCCTTCGAGACCGTGGCGCTCGACCGTCTGGACCGCATCG GGAAGAAGAACTCGCTGCTGCTGCACAAGGTGCAGCACGACCTCAACTCGGGCGTGTTCGACCGGCGGGAGAGCGCCATGATCCAGCAGATCGTGCAGCTGGACAGACAGATGGCGCGCCGCGCACCCCCGCCGCCCGGCCCCGCGCCCCCGCTCTGGACGCCGCTGGTGCGCGCGCCCTTGCAGGCGGCCGCCGTCGCCCCCGCGCTCGCCTGGGCCCTGGCGCCGCCCCCGCGCGCCCCCGCCGCGGCCCGCGCGCCCCCGAGGCCTCCTCCCGCCTCGCCgcgcgcccccgccgcccccgcgcgGCCCCGCGTCCCGCgcgcgccgcccccgcccccgcgctCGCCCGGCCGCGCGCCCCGCGTCCCCGCGCCCCCGCCGCTTGCGCGCAGGCCCATCTCGGCGTCGCAGCCCGCGCTGCAGGCCCCGCGCGGGGACCCCCCGCCCCGAAACTGCTCCTCGGGGTCCCTGCCGCGGGGGGCGCCCCCCGGCCGCAACAAGCTGCCCTCCCTGCTCTGA